The following DNA comes from Amycolatopsis albispora.
GTCCGGCTGGGCCGGATCGCGCCGGTGAGCCGGGAGATCGTGCTCAACTTCGTCGGGCAGCACTCGCTCGGCCTGCCCAAGTCCTACTGAGAGGGTTTTCCCGCCATGGCGACACTTTCCGGCAAGACGATCATCATGTCCGGTGGCAGCCGGGGCATCGGTGAGGCGATCGCGCTGCGCGCGGCCGCCGACGGCGCGAACGTGGCGCTGATCGCGAAGACCACCGAACCGCACCCGAAGCTGCCCGGCACCATCCACACCGCGGCCGAGGCGATCGAGAAGGCGGGCGGGCAGGCGCTGCCGATCGTCGGCGACATCCGCGACGACGAAGCGGTGGCCGCCGCGGTCGAGCAGACCGTCGAGCGGTTCGGCGGCATCGACATCGTGGTGAACAACGCCAGCGCGATCGACCTGACGCCGACCGAGCAGATCGGCATGAAGCGCTACGACCTGATGCAGGACATCAACGCGCGCGGCTCGTTCCTGCTGTCGAAGCTGGCGATCCCGCACCTGCGCAAGGCGGAGAACCCGCACGTGCTCACGCTTTCGCCGCCGATCAGCCTGGACCCGAAGTGGTTCGAGGCCGGGCACCTGGCCTACAGCATCGCGAAGTACAGCATGAGCCTGGTGACCGTCGGCCTGGCCGCGGAACTGCGCGGGGACGGCATCGCGGCGAACTCG
Coding sequences within:
- a CDS encoding SDR family oxidoreductase, encoding MATLSGKTIIMSGGSRGIGEAIALRAAADGANVALIAKTTEPHPKLPGTIHTAAEAIEKAGGQALPIVGDIRDDEAVAAAVEQTVERFGGIDIVVNNASAIDLTPTEQIGMKRYDLMQDINARGSFLLSKLAIPHLRKAENPHVLTLSPPISLDPKWFEAGHLAYSIAKYSMSLVTVGLAAELRGDGIAANSLWPRTTIDTAAIRNVVGAELANRSRTPEIMADAAHAILVRPSRETTGNFFLDDEVLAAEGVTDFSKYRIAGEEADLQLDFWVEPA